In Syngnathus acus chromosome 5, fSynAcu1.2, whole genome shotgun sequence, a genomic segment contains:
- the suclg2 gene encoding succinyl-CoA ligase [GDP-forming] subunit beta, mitochondrial — translation MAASMTARAATRGLGAATSKHLLLNKLKLQRNWLSPKRWLNLQEYQSKKLMQDCGVAVQRFFVADTASEALEAAKRLDAKEIVLKAQILAGGRGKGVFDSGLKGGVHLTKDPAVVGELANKMLGFNLTTKQTPKDGVKVKTVMVAEALDITRETYFAILMDRSCNGPVMVGSPQGGVDIEEVAASTPELIFKEVIDIFEGVQDDQAIRMAANLGFKGPLQRQAADQIKRLYDLFLKVDATQVEVNPLGETPEGQVVCFDAKINFDDNAEFRQKAVFAMDDMTESDPTEMEAAKWDLKYIGLDGNIACFVNGAGLAMATCDIIDLHGGKPANFLDLGGGVKERQVYEAFKLLTADPKVEAILVNIFGGIVNCAIIANGITKACRELELKVPLVVRLEGTNVTEAKRILSESGLPITAADNLDDAAKKAVAAIKK, via the exons ATGGCGGCATCCATGACAGCCCGTGCTGCAACGAGAGGACTCGGTGCAGCCACGTCAAAGCACCTACTTCTTAACAAGCTGAAG CTTCAACGCAATTGGCTGAGTCCTAAACGATGGCTGAATCTTCAAGAGTACCAGAGCAAAAAATTGATGCAAGACTGCGGCGTTGCTGTCCAACGCTTCTTTGTAGCCGACACGGCCTCCGAGGCCTTGGAAGCTGCCAAGAGATTAG ATGCCAAAGAGATTGTGCTAAAAGCTCAGATTCTGGCTGGTGGGAGAGGCAAAGGTGTGTTTGACAGCGGCCTCAAAGGCGGAGTACATCTAACCAAGGA CCCCGCAGTTGTCGGTGAGCTGGCTAATAAGATGCTGGGTTTCAATCTGACCACCAAGCAGACGCCGAAAGATggagtgaaagtgaaaacg GTGATGGTTGCAGAGGCCTTGGACATAACCAGGGAGACCTACTTTGCTATTCTAATGGATCGCTCCTGTAACGGTCCCGTTATGGTTGGAAGTCCCCAGGGAGGTGTGGATATTGAGGAAGTAGCAGCTAGCACACCAGAACTCATTTTTAAg GAAGTCATAGATATATTTGAAGGTGTACAGGACGACCAGGCAATTCGCATGGCAGCTAATTTGGGCTTCAAAGGACCTCTGCAGAGACAG GCAGCAGATCAGATTAAGAGGCTCTATGATCTCTTCTTGAAAGTCGACGCCACTCAAGTTGAAGTCAACCCTCTCGGAGAGACTCCTGAAGGACAAG TGGTGTGCTTCGATGCTAAGATCAACTTTGACGACAATGCCGAGTTCCGTCAAAAGGCTGTCTTTGCCATGGATGACATGACTGAGAGTGACCCCACAGAGATGGAAGCAGCCAAGTGGGATCTCAAATATATCGGTCTGGATGGCAACATTGCCTGCTTTG TGAATGGAGCTGGATTAGCCATGGCCACATGTGACATCATTGACCTGCATGGAGGAAAGCCAGCCAACTTCCTGGATCTCGGAGGAGGAGTCAAAGAGAGGCAGGTGTACGAGGCCTTCAAGCTTCTTACAGCTGACCCCAAG GTTGAGGCCATCCTGGTCAACATCTTTGGTGGAATCGTCAACTGCGCGATTATTGCCAACGGTATCACCAAGGCCTGTCGAGAGCTGGAACTTAAGGTGCCTCTGGTGGTCAGGCTTGAAG GGACCAACGTGACCGAGGCCAAGAGGATCCTGAGCGAGAGCGGCCTGCCCATCACGGCCGCGGACAATCTGGACGACGCTGCCAAGAAAGCAGTGGCCGCCATCAAGAAGTAG